DNA sequence from the Methylacidiphilum kamchatkense Kam1 genome:
ATGATGGGAACATTCTAACCAACGCCCACTTAGTGAAAAACGCTAGAGAAATCAGAGTACAACTTTTCGATGGTCGTCGCTACGAAGCCAAGCTTTTGGGAATCGATTCTCCAACAGATGTAGCAGTACTAAAAATATCTGCCCAGCATCTTTCAGTACTCAATTGGGGGGATTCGGATGCCCTACAAGTTGGAGAGCAAGTTTTTGCTGTGGGTAATCCTTTTGGCCTGACAGGCTCTGTAAGCCGTGGTATCGTCAGTGCCAAAGGAAGGAACCCTACCCTTTCTTCTACAAGCTACGAAGACTTTATCCAAACAGATGCCGCTATTAATCCAGGCAATTCTGGGGGAGCTTTAATTAATGTCCGGGGAGAGCTCGTTGGAATTAACACCGCGATCTATTCTGGAAACGGGGGTTCTAATGGCATCGGATTTGCCATTCCAAGTAAGCTTGCAAAGTTCGCCTATGCCAGTCTCTTGACCAAAGGCAAAGTGATTCGTGGCTTTCTTGGAGTAGAAACACAGGAAGTAGACGAAGACTTACAGCAAATCTTTGGCTTGCCTACCTCTGAAGGGGCTTTGATTACGAAAGTCGAACCTCATTCCCCCGCTTCTAAAGCTGGCCTACAACGAGGTGACATCATCGTCAAGTACAATGAGCTGCCTGTTAAGGATCCTGCCGAGCTGAGAATTTCTGTCTCTCAATCCCAGCAGGCAGCAAAATTCCTATCGTTTTTTACCGAGATGGGCAAAAACATCAGATCTATGTGGAAATTACCGAACAGCCAGAAAATATTGCCAGTGGCGCTAACGATGAATCTGGAGGCAATCCGTCCTGGAAAGTGACTGTCACTGGAGATCTTCAAAATGTTTTTGGTGGCCTTCATGTAGTCGATCTAGATCCAACATTAAGATCGCGCTTATCTCTGAGTCCAAAAGCTACTGGCATCTATCTGGTTGATGTAGAAGGAGGCTATCCGGCCTTTGATCTGCTTTATCCAGGAGACGTTATTGAAGAAATTAGAAGGCCTGGAAGCGCCCCAATTAAGATCCATTCGGTTGCTGAATTCCTGCAGCTGATCAATCAGATTCCAGCAACGGAAAGCGTGGCCGTTTTCCTCCAGAGAGGAAATAACCAGATGTTTGTGTTGCTCAAGCCTTAGAAAAAAAATAGATTGAGAAAAGAAATCCCACTTTACAATTTTGTTTAAAGAGAAAAAGATTGTTTATCATCCAATATTGAGCAAAATTATGAACATGCCGTACTGGTCCAACGAACAGAGCGGCGAGCCCCTCTTCTGGGTGAAAAACAGGCCGGTGTATGTCACCGGTGTTCTGATTCTTGCTCATTGTGTCTGTTTTATTATTGGGGTATTCGCTGCAGCTTTAGATTTTTCCTCTTGGTTTGTGGAACTTTCTTTCAATACGCGCGCTGTACTCCTCCATACCAAGCTCTGGCAACTGTTAACTTACCCCTGGGTTCATACCCCTTCTCTGGCATTCGCCCTTGACATGCTGGTTCTCTACTGGTTTGGCCATGATGTTGAACATGTCCTAGGAAGACTTAAATATTTGCTTCTTTATTTTTCGCTTATTTTCTTGCCTGCTGTCTTTTCTTTAGGCCTTTCAGCTATTGATCCAACAATCCGTGGAGTTATGAATGGGTCAGATCTCATTCATTTTTCCTTATTCATTGCCTACACCTGTTTATTCCCCTCCTCAGAGCTTTTTCTTGGCATCAAGGCAAAATGGGTGGCTATTATTTTCCTTGCTCTTTTCTCGTTGATCGATATCGCTTCTAAGTCTTGGATCCATCTCTTCTGGTGTTGGAGTTCAGTGGCGATTGCCACTTATTCGATACTTGGAAGAAAAATCTTTCAGTATTTACCCTCTTTCAAAATAGGAATGGCCAAACGAAAGACACAAAAACCGAAGGCCCCAGAGTCTTCTTCTATCTATAATAAGAAAAAAACAGAGGAAGATGAAACAATAGATGCCATTCTGGATAAAATTGCTAAAAGCGGTATAGGCAGTTTAACGAAATCCGAACGTGCTGCTTTAGAAAGAGCTCGTATAGCTTTGTTGAAAAAAGACCAAAAAAAGTAAGTGGTAGCCACAGAAACTAGGATAGAAAAAGCCCCAACGGATCCCTAGAGAACGTCATTAAATTTTGGCGTACTGACAAGCTTTTCACCCATTTCGCTCCGGAGCCGAATAGTTTTGTAGTTAAGGTTGTGATAAGTCTCTATTTTTCTTATGGTTCTATTCTTAGCTCTCATTAA
Encoded proteins:
- a CDS encoding S1C family serine protease, which encodes MTFMPKETKKGEFLLTLSGFLIAGLVGLLIGLSAFLIFKPTSSSSQKSAPPTTVEVPVARALPVHPKEIGVFRNNLLETINEEYVRIIGQALPAVVNIFSARPVEGSADLEDGNQKETKQKRKTWKKPPMDEETSLGSGIILSDDGNILTNAHLVKNAREIRVQLFDGRRYEAKLLGIDSPTDVAVLKISAQHLSVLNWGDSDALQVGEQVFAVGNPFGLTGSVSRGIVSAKGRNPTLSSTSYEDFIQTDAAINPGNSGGALINVRGELVGINTAIYSGNGGSNGIGFAIPSKLAKFAYASLLTKGKVIRGFLGVETQEVDEDLQQIFGLPTSEGALITKVEPHSPASKAGLQRGDIIVKYNELPVKDPAELRISVSQSQQAAKFLSFFTEMGKNIRSMWKLPNSQKILPVALTMNLEAIRPGK
- a CDS encoding Do family serine endopeptidase, with product MEITEQPENIASGANDESGGNPSWKVTVTGDLQNVFGGLHVVDLDPTLRSRLSLSPKATGIYLVDVEGGYPAFDLLYPGDVIEEIRRPGSAPIKIHSVAEFLQLINQIPATESVAVFLQRGNNQMFVLLKP
- a CDS encoding rhomboid family intramembrane serine protease; amino-acid sequence: MNMPYWSNEQSGEPLFWVKNRPVYVTGVLILAHCVCFIIGVFAAALDFSSWFVELSFNTRAVLLHTKLWQLLTYPWVHTPSLAFALDMLVLYWFGHDVEHVLGRLKYLLLYFSLIFLPAVFSLGLSAIDPTIRGVMNGSDLIHFSLFIAYTCLFPSSELFLGIKAKWVAIIFLALFSLIDIASKSWIHLFWCWSSVAIATYSILGRKIFQYLPSFKIGMAKRKTQKPKAPESSSIYNKKKTEEDETIDAILDKIAKSGIGSLTKSERAALERARIALLKKDQKK